CTCCTCGGGGAACTCGCCGAACGCGGGCTGATCACCCACCGGCCGCCTCTGGCGGCCTCCGACACCACCGACGTCAACCTGCTCATGAGAATCAGGGACAGCCTTGCCCGGATATGAAACGCCCGCCACACCCGCCCCGGGGGAACCGGCCCCGGTCAAGATCCTGATAGCCGGCGGATTCGGGGTCGGCAAGACCACCCTGGTGCAGACGATCTCCGAGATCGAGCCGCTGCGGACGGAGGAGCGGCTGACGGCCGCGGGCGTCGGCGTCGACGACCTCGAAGGCATCGAGTCCAAGAACCTCACCACCGTGGCGATGGACTTCGGACGGATCACGCTCACCGACGCCGGCGTCGTCCTCTACCTGTTCGGCACGCCGGGCCAGGAACGCTTCTGGTTCATGTGGGACGACCTCCTGGGCGGCGCCCTCGGGGCGATCGTGCTGGTCGACACGCGGCGCCTCGACCGCAGCTTCGCGGCCGTCGACTTCTTCGAGAGCCGCGGCCTGCCCTTCGTGGTCGGCGCGAACTGCTTCCACGGCGAACAGCCCTACACCGCCGAGGAGATCGGGGCGGCCCTGCACCTGCGGGATCCGAACACGCCCGTCCTCATGCTCGACGCCCGCTCGCGCACGGACGTCCGCGCGTCCCTGCTCGCCCTCCTCGACGTCCTCATCGACCAGGCCCGCCAGGCCCCCGCCACCGGCTGACGGTCCCCCGCCACCGGCTGACGGTCCCCCGTCACCGGCTGACGGCCCCGGCCCGGACCGCCACCACGTCTCCCAGATGGTCCGCCAGCGTGCGCCGCGGGAGCCAGCCCCGGGCGCGGGCCCGGGTCAGGTCCAGGACCACCGGGTGGGCCAGCTGGTCCACCGCGTACCGGCTCAGGGCCGGCTCGGCGGTCGCCAGCGCCTCCGCGACCCGGGCCGCCGTACGGGCCACCCGCAGCGGCAGGTGCCGGACGCGGGCGCGGACGCCGTGCGCGTCCAGCACCGCGCGGACCGCGGTGTCCCGCCCGTACGGCTGCCCGTCGGCGATGTTGTACGCCCCCGGCGGCCAGGCCGCAGCCGCGAGGCAGGCGTCCGCCAGGTTCTCCACGGCCGTCAGGCTCAGCCGTACGTCCGGGCCCGGCAGCAGCAGGGTCCCCGCCCGTACCCGGGACAGCAGCCGCGGCAGCAGCGTGGTGTCACCCGGCCCGTACACGGCCCGCGGCCGCAACACCACCGCCCCGGCGGCCAGCGCCAGCTCCTCGCCCGCCGCCTTCGTACGGCCGTAGGCGTTCAACTGCCCGGCGCGCGGATGGTCCTCGCCGACCAGGGAGCGGTCGAGCCGCGGGTCGTAGACGCTGGCACTGCTCACCCACACCACCGGCCGGCCCGCCGCGGCCCGTAGCAGCCGCTCGGTACCGACGACGTTGACCTCCTGCATCAGCGCCTCCGCCGCGGAACCGGGGGAGGGATCGCCGACCGCCGCCGCGCAGTGCACCACCACGTCCACGCCGGTGAGGTCCGGGTCGCCCGCGGCCGCGTCCCAGAACCGGTGCCCGCCCACCGGTCCCGGCCGGCGGCCCAGCCCCACCACCCGCGCACCGGCCGCCGCCGCGGTGCGCGCCACGTGCCCGCCGCAGAAGCCGCTCGCGCCCGTCACCGCGATCACGACGCCGCCCGTAGGCACAGCGTCCGCCAGCCCGGCAGGGCAGCGCCCCGGTCCACGCGGGCGCGTGTCACCACCGGCCGGTGGGGGGCCAGCGCCGCCAGTACGTCGGCCAGCTGGACGGCCGCGAGCCGGGCCCCGGGGCACGTGTGCGCCCCGGCCCCGAACACCAGTCGGGACACCGCCGGTTCCGCGGGGTCGCGGGCGTCCGGGTCGCGCCGGTGCGCGTCCGCCGCGTGCCGGGCGACCAGCAGCAGCCGGTCGCCGGCCCGCACCGGGCAGCCGCCGAC
This DNA window, taken from Streptomyces sp. TN58, encodes the following:
- a CDS encoding NAD-dependent epimerase/dehydratase family protein; translated protein: MIAVTGASGFCGGHVARTAAAAGARVVGLGRRPGPVGGHRFWDAAAGDPDLTGVDVVVHCAAAVGDPSPGSAAEALMQEVNVVGTERLLRAAAGRPVVWVSSASVYDPRLDRSLVGEDHPRAGQLNAYGRTKAAGEELALAAGAVVLRPRAVYGPGDTTLLPRLLSRVRAGTLLLPGPDVRLSLTAVENLADACLAAAAWPPGAYNIADGQPYGRDTAVRAVLDAHGVRARVRHLPLRVARTAARVAEALATAEPALSRYAVDQLAHPVVLDLTRARARGWLPRRTLADHLGDVVAVRAGAVSR
- a CDS encoding GTP-binding protein; translation: MPGYETPATPAPGEPAPVKILIAGGFGVGKTTLVQTISEIEPLRTEERLTAAGVGVDDLEGIESKNLTTVAMDFGRITLTDAGVVLYLFGTPGQERFWFMWDDLLGGALGAIVLVDTRRLDRSFAAVDFFESRGLPFVVGANCFHGEQPYTAEEIGAALHLRDPNTPVLMLDARSRTDVRASLLALLDVLIDQARQAPATG